One Leishmania infantum JPCM5 genome chromosome 26 genomic window carries:
- a CDS encoding putative fatty acid desaturase: MFAKSGRADYYWSDTEYTHRTRNREMLKAHGAEIKKLYGPDPWLRYLMTPFVLLQIYLGYRAKDMGWPTLLLVGYFVGGTITHSCFLAIHEATHGLCFITPLYNDLYALFVNLVVPVPYAMMFKTYHAEHHRYLGWDGIDSDVPTRFEGRYLSSYAGKFFFLTFQVLFYALRPTVVRTIKFEKLHVMNYVVQLMFNLLVYYFWGWWPLLYFLLCTFLGTSWHPLAGHFISEHFVLTGNGGQETFSYYGPLNWLMWNVGYHVEHHDFPNIPWTRIGKLNTIAPEFYVDLHRTKSWPGTLFDFLLDPNVSLCSRVVRERGSAGREKLLPTSTGRMKAAEPHQGPCLWKKEGGPNSRVLFFHIQ; this comes from the coding sequence ATGTTTGCGAAGAGCGGCCGCGCCGACTACTACTGGTCTGACACGGAGTATACGCACAGAACGCGGAACCGTGAGATGCTGAAGGCACATGGAGCAGAGATCAAAAAGCTGTACGGCCCGGACCCGTGGCTTCGGTATCTAATGACACCGTTTGTTCTGCTCCAGATTTATCTTGGGTACCGTGCGAAGGACATGGGGTGGCCCACTCTTCTTCTCGTCGGATATTTCGTGGGTGGAACAATTACGCACAGCTGTTTCTTGGCAATTCACGAGGCCACGCATGGCCTCTGCTTCATCACGCCGCTCTACAACGACCTTTACGCACTGTTCGTGAATCTGGTGGTGCCCGTGCCATATGCGATGATGTTCAAGACTTACCACGCTGAGCATCACCGCTACTTGGGCTGGGACGGCATTGACTCTGATGTGCCCACGCGGTTCGAGGGAAGGTATCTATCAAGCTACGCTGGCAAGTTTTTCTTTCTCACGTTTCAGGTGCTGTTCTACGCTCTCAGGCCCACTGTTGTGCGGACGATCAAGTTTGAGAAGCTGCATGTGATGAACTACGTTGTGCAGCTGATGTTCAACCTGCTCGTGTACTACTTCTGGGGCTGGTGGCCACTGCTGTACTTCCTTCTCTGTACTTTTCTAGGCACCAGTTGGCACCCACTCGCTGGTCACTTCATCTCAGAGCATTTTGTGCTCACGGGCAACGGTGGGCAAGAGACATTCTCGTACTACGGCCCGCTGAACTGGCTAATGTGGAATGTCGGCTATCATGTTGAGCACCACGACTTTCCAAACATTCCATGGACACGAATAGGGAAGCTGAATACTATTGCACCGGAGTTCTACGTTGATCTGCACCGTACCAAGTCGTGGCCCGGGACTCTGTTCGACTTCCTACTAGACCCGAACGTGAGCCTCTGCAGCCGTGTTGTGCGCGAGCGCGGCTCTGCCGGACGTGAGAAGCTACTGCCGACATCGACGGGTCGCatgaaggcggcggagccACACCAGGGTCCGTGCTTGTGGAAAAAGGAAGGTGGACCTAACAGCAGAGTGCTGTTCTTTCATATTCAGTGA
- a CDS encoding putative cytochrome c oxidase subunit V, with protein MKRFSIPTLAVVPFARTFFGKGWDNAALDTIYSSMLRKPEVNDRIRTQYASTMDPRDADVLRRLGEVSKENKTFIRVFLPPHLGDPHRLLKCYSLMAYPILDDKGGQLKVEMDGCKLDAFADPDDDYSKVVIPHMELVEYLAKSLLETMKWEATPRGAASLLESLYRGAEIPDHVFQTPAVIERLESYKDGNKVIN; from the coding sequence ATGAAGCGCTTCAGCATCCCTACTCTGGCCGTGGTGCCGTTTGCCCGTACCTTCTTCGGTAAGGGCTGGGACAATGCTGCACTGGACACCATATACAGCAGCATGCTGCGCAAGCCGGAAGTGAACGACCGGATTCGCACTCAGTACGCCTCCACGATGGACCCTCGCGACGCCGAtgtgctccgccgcctcggtgAGGTGTCGAAGGAAAACAAGACATTTATTCGCGTTTTTCTTCCACCGCATCTCGGTGATCCCCATCGCCTACTGAAGTGCTACAGCCTGATGGCGTACCCTATTCTCGATGACAAGGGTGGTCAGCTGAAGGTAGAGATGGATGGCTGCAAGCTGGACGCATTCGCCGACCCTGATGACGACTACTCCAAGGTGGTGATTCCACACATGGAGCTAGTCGAGTATCTCGCCAAGTCTCTTTTAGAGACGATGAAGTGGGAGGCTACTccccgcggcgctgcctcgctgctgGAGTCGCTGTACCGCGGCGCCGAGATTCCGGACCACGTGTTCCAGACGCCCGCTGTCATCGAGCGTCTGGAAAGCTACAAGGACGGTAACAAGGTCATCAACTAA